The sequence below is a genomic window from Halanaerobiaceae bacterium ANBcell28.
TCTTTTCCAGTTTATCCCATCACCTAGAAAATATAAATATCCTAGAATAAGAACTATGATCATTAGCAACATAAAAATAAAAAGACCCATCTTATAACCCCCTTTTGAAAATGTAGAAAAAGGTTCTTTATGTAAAAATTTTGATTTTGAATTGTTTTCAACTATAACATATATAAGTTAATTAATCAAATAACGAAAAAAGTCAGGGCATTAACACCCTGACTTTTATTAATTATATCAAACTATAGTTATACTCTAGTTTACTTCAAGTTATAGAAAGCATCTTTACCAGCATATTGAGCAGCTTCACCTAGAGCTTCTTCAATTCTCAACAACTGATTATATTTAGCAACCCTTTCAGAACGAGCTGGAGCACCAGTCTTGATTTGACCAGCATTCATAGCTACAACAAGGTCAGCAATAGTTACATCTTCTGTTTCACCAGAACGATGTGAAACTACAGCAGTAAATCCTGCTTTTTTAGCCATCTCAATAGCTTCAATAGTCTCTGTTAAAGAACCAATTTGATTTACTTTGATTAAGATAGAATTACTGATACCTTCATTTATACCGCGAGAAAGTCTTTCAGTATTAGTAACGAATAAATCATCACCAACTAATTGAACTTTATCACCTAGTTTTTCAGTAAGAACTTTCCAACCATCCCAATCGTCTTCATCAAGACCATCTTCAATTGAAACAATAGGATATTTCTCTACTAAATCTACATAGAAATCTACCATTTCTTCAGAGCTTAGTTCTTTACCTTCACCTTCAAGTACATATTTGCCATCTTTGTATATTTCAGTAGCAGCAACATCAAGAGCGATCATAATATCGTCACCTGGTTTGTATCCTGCTTTTTCTGTAGCTTCAATAATAACTTCGATAGCTTCTTCGTTAGAGGAAAGGTCAGGAGCAAATCCACCTTCATCACCAATACCAGTGTTAAGACCTTTGTCTCCAAGAACTTTTTTCAAGTTATGATAGATTTCAGCACATATTTTTAGTGCTTCAGCAAAGCTAGTAGCTCCAACTGGCATTATCATAAATTCCTGAATATCTACGTTATTATCAGCATGTTCTCCACCATTTAAAATATTCATCATTGGAGTAGGTAATGTTTTAGCATTCACTCCACCTATATATTTGAAAAGATAGTTATCGCTAGAAAGAGCAGCAGCTTTAGCTACAGCCATAGAAACACCTAAGATAGCATTGGCACCTAACTTTCCTTTGTTCTCAGTACCATCTAATTCAATCATTGTATTATCAATTTCTACCTGGTCCATAGCATCATAACCAACAATCTCTGCAGCTATAACGTCATTTACATTTTTAACTGCATTTTGAACACCTTTACCTAAGTAACGGTCTTCACCATCTCTTAATTCTACAGCTTCATGAGCTCCTGTAGAAGCTCCAGATGGAACTGCAGCTCTACCCATAGAACCATCTTCTAATACTACATCTACCTCAACTGTAGGATTACCACGTGAGTCTAAAATTTCTCTTGCAAAAACATCAATAATAGTTGAATCCATAATATATCCCTCCATTTTTTTCTTATAATTTATCATCTTATATATTTTTCTACTGCTGACAAGATATTATTAGACTAATTTTCTAACAATACTTCTCCTGTCATTTCTTCAGGTATATCTAAACCTAGTAAAGTCAACATTGTTGGTGCTATATCAGACAGTTTACCAGCTTTCATTTTACTTCCTTCTGCTCCACCTATATATAAAAGTGGTACAGGGCTTGTAGTGTGTGCTGTAAATGGTTCTCCATCTTCATCTGCCATTTGCTCACTATTACCATGATCAGCTGTTAAGAGAATTTGACCACCTTTTCCTAATATAGCTGGTACAAGTTTAGCAAGGCATTCATCTACAGTTTCAACAGCTTTTACAGCTGCATCAAAGATACCTGTATGACCTACCATATCACAATTGGCATAATTTAACACGATTACATCATATTTATCTGCTGCAATTTCATCTAATAATGCATCTGTAACTTCATATGCGCTCATTTCTGGCTGCAAATCATATGTAGCAACCTTAGGTGAAGGTATTAGCTTTCTATCTTCACCATTATATTCTTTTTCAACACCACCATTAAAGAAGAAAGTAACATGAGCATATTTTTCTGTTTCAGCTATACGTAATTGTTTTAGATTATTTTTACTGAGTGTTTCACCTAAGCCATTCTTAAGCTCAATACTCGGAAAAGCAATAGGCAAAGCAAACTCTTCATCATATTCAGTCATACATATATAGCTAAGATTTTTTGGATGCTCAGCTGGCCTATCAAAACCATCAAATTCTTCTATAGCCAAAGCTCTAGTTATTTCTCTTGCCCGGTCAGAGCGGAAATTAAAGAAGATAAGTGCATCACCATCATTAATTGTAGCTATAGCTTCGCCATTTTCTTTAATTACAGTTGGTAGCATAAACTCATCATTAACACCTTCATCATAGGAATCCTTCACAGCCGCATAAGCGTCATCACCCTGATTCCCCTCAGATAAAACTAAAGCGTCATATGCTTTTTTAACTCTTTCCCAGCGATTATCTCTATCCATTGTATAGTAACGACCACTTACTGTAGCTATTTTACCTATACCAAGCTCTTCTAACTTAGCTTCTAATTCCTTTATATAAGCTGCCCCACTTTTAGGTGGTGTATCCCTTCCATCCAATATTGGATGTACATATACTTGATTCAGATCATAATCTTTTGCCATCTCCAGTAAACCAAAAAGATGTTTAATATGACTGTGTACACCGCCATCTGATAAAAGACCCATCAAGTGAAGAGCCTTATCTTCTCTTTTTACATATTCAACTGCATCTTTTAGAACATCATTTTCAAATAGGGACTTATCTTCCACTGCTTTATTAATCCTGGTATAATCCTGGTAAACAATTCTTCCTGCACCAAGATTAAGATGACCAACTTCTGAGTTACCCATTTGACCATCAGGTAATCCAACAGCTTCACCAGAAGCATTTAAAGTAGTAAGGGGATAATCCTGCATTAATTTATCTATATTAGGAGTATTAGCTGCTTGAACAGCATTCCCATTGTCTTCATCTCTAAGGCCGAAACCATCGAGTATTATTAAAGCTAAAGGTTTTGGTATATCCATTTCTTTCACCCCTTTCTCTAGTAAATTATAGTTTCTTAATTTATATCTTCTATTTCGAGATTTCTAAGTAAGACTAAACTTTTATTATGATAATTACTTAGCTCCTGCTACAACTTGAGCAAAAGAATCAGCATCAAGACTGGCACCGCCAACTAAAGCTCCGTCAATTTCTGGCTGAGCCATTAATTCTTCAACATTATTTGGTTTTACACTACCACCATATTGAATCCTTACTTTGTCAGCAGTATCAGCAAAATCTTCTCTAATCAAATCTCTAATTTTACCGATAACCTCATTGGCATCTTCAGCTGTAGCTGTCTTTCCAGTACCTATAGCCCAGATTGGCTCATAAGCAATTACAGTATCTTCAAGTTCTTGATCACTGAAGCCAGCTAAATCTGCTTTAATTTGAGTTTTTACTTTGTCAATAGTTTTTCCTGCTTCTCTTTCTTCTAAGGTTTCACCAACACAAATAATTGGTTTTAAACCATATTTAAAAGCTGCTTTAGCTTTTTTATTTACGTCTTCATCACTTTCGTTGAAATACTCACGGCGTTCTGAATGCCCTAATATTACATAATTTACTCCTACTTCTTTTAACATTGGACCTGCTAATTCTCCAGTGAAAGCACCAGACTCTTCCCAGTACATATTCTGAGCTCCAACTTGGATATTACTATCACTAGTGAGATTTTTAACTGGTACAAGATTAACAGCAGGTGGGCATACAGCAATTTCTACTTCAGTAATACCGGCAACTTTTTCTTTTAAAGCATTTACTAAAGCCTCTGCTTCACTTACAGTCTTATTCATCTTCCAGTTACCAGCAATAAATGGTTTGCGCACAAAAATCCCTCCTACAACTTTTTTTACATTACATAATTCTCTATTTTCAATATATAAAATTCTAATTAAATAAAATTACATTAGAGTTTCTATTACTCTACATCATCTAATGCTTCTACTCCTGGTAATGGTTTACCTTCAAAAAACATTAATGAAGCTCCACCACCTGTAGAAATATGAGTCATTTTATCTTCAAGACCTGCTTTTTTAATAGCTGCTGCAGAATCTCCACCACCAATAATCGTTGTGGCATCTGAATCAGCTAAGGCCTGCGCTATAGCATTAGTACCTTTAGCGAAAGTATCCATTTCAAATACACCTAATGGTCCATTCCAGATAACAGTTTTAGCATTTTTAATTATATCTGAATAGACTTTAATAGTTTCAGGTCCACCACTATCTAAAGACTCCCAGTCTGCTGGTATATTATCAATAGCTACGGCTTTATTATTAGCATCATTACTGAAATCATCAGCAACAACAACATCAGTAGGCACTACTAAATTAACACCTTTTTCATCTGCTTCAGCTAATATTTCTTTAGCCAAATCAAGTTTATCTTCTTCTACTAATGATTTACCAGTTTCATATCCTTTTGCTCTAATAAAAGTATTGGCTATACCTCCACCAACAAGTAAGTAATCTACTTTACTCATTAAATTACGAATAACATCTATTTTATCAGAAACCTTTGCTCCACCCATGATAGCAACAAATGGATGTGCTGGATTTTCCATAACTTCACCTAATGCATTTAGCTCTCTTTGCATTAAGAAACCAGAAACTGATGGTAAATACTCAGTTACACCTACAGTTGAAGCATGTGCACGGTGAGCAGCACCAAAAGCATCACTTACAAATACGTCAGCAATACTAGCTAATTTTTTAGAAAACTCAGGGTCGTTTTTCTTTTCTTCAGCATAAAAACGAGTGTTTTCCAGGATTAGCACATCACCATCATTTAAACTATCAGCTGCTTTTTCTACTTCATCACCAATACAATCATCTACTTTGCTTACTTCTTGACTTAATAAATCAGCCAGTCTTTCAGCTACTGGATCTAATCTTAAAGAGTCAACAGCCTGACCTTTAGGACGTCCCAAATGAGACATTAAAATAACCCGGGCACCTTCATTGATTAAATATTCAATAGTAGGCAAGGCAGCCTGGATTCTTGTATCATCAGTTATTTTTCCATCTTCTAATGGTACATTAAAGTCAACCCTTACTAGGGCTTTTTTAGCTTTGAAATTATAATCTTTTAAAGTCTTTTTCATACTAACACCTCCATGAAATTTAGGTCGGGACAGGTCTAACCGCCCGACCCCTATTTTAAAATTAAGCAATCTTAACTTAAACAGTTTTAACTTAAGCAGTTTTAACTTAAATATTCTATCTCAAGTATATTTCTAAATATACTTTCAGGAAAAAGCAAACGGTGAATTTTCTCCGTTTGCTTTTCTGTTTTTATTTCTTATAATCCTTTACTTGCTAAGTAAATAGCTGTGTCAACAATTTTTTGTGAGTATCCCCACTCATTGTCATACCATGATAATACTTTAACCATATTACCACCCATAACACTTGTATAGTTTGCATCAAAGATTGATGTATGAGCATTTCCTTTAATATCCATTAGCACAATTGGATCCTCGTTGTACATTAGAACACCACTCATAGCACCTTCAGCAGCTTCTTTCATTGCTGCATTAATTTCTTCTTCAGTAGCATCATTTTCTAAGTTAACAGTTAAGTCAACTAAAGAACCAGTTGGGGTAGGAACCCTAACAGCCATACCGTGGAATTTACCTTCTAATTCAGGTAATACTAAAGATACAGCTTTTGCAGCACCAGTTGTAGTTGGAACCATATTAATTGCAGCAGCTCTAGCACGAGTAATTTTTTTCATATTACCAGGAGCATCAAGAATAGCTTGAGCACCAGTATATGAGTGAATTGTAGTCATAAGACCTTTTTCAATTCCGAATTTCTCATCTAATACTTTAGCAACAGGAGCTAAACAGTTAGTTGTACATGAAGCCATAGAAATTACATTATGTTTTGCAGGATCATATTCTTCTTCGTTTACTCCCATAACAATTGTTTTGTCTTCATTAGTAGCAGGAGCAGAAATAATAACTTTCTTAGCACCAGCTTCTATATGTTTTTTAGCGTCATTACCATCTGTGAAGAAACCAGTTGATTCAATAACTACATCAATATCAAGGTCTCCCCATGGTAAATTTGCAGGATCTTTTTCTGCATATACCTTAATTTCTTTACCATCTACAACTACAGCATCATCAGTAAAATCAATGTCTGCATCAAAAACACCAAAGTTAGAGTCATACTTTAATAAATATGCTAACACCTCTGGATCAGTCAAGTCATTAAATGCAACAAACTCTACATCAGGGTTTTGATAATATCCCCTGAAAGCCCTACGTCCAATAGCACCAAAACCATTAATTGCAACTTTTACACTCATGTTATCTTCCTCCACTTATTTTATTTAGCCATTTCGGCCATTATTTTTAGTACATTATTCCCAATATTAACAATGTACTTAGAACCATTAATATTAATAAAACTTAGAAACGATTACAAAACAACCTTTTAAATGATTGATTTGTATTTCATATATTCGTATGCCCAAATCACCCCCTTAAAGTTAATATCTCTTTAGCAGTCAATTCATCTGTAATTAACAAATCATGATACTTAGGTGAAACTACAGAAACAATAGCCTCTGCTTTGGCAGGAGCTCCTGCCACTATAATTACTTTTTCTATTTCCTGCAAATCTTCTAAATGAAGACCTACACTAGTTGTTGTATATACTATCTTTCCATTTTTATCAAAATAGTAGCCTAAAGCCTCTGCTACTGCCCCTTTATTCATCAGCTTAGTTATTTGCTCTTCAGACATATCTCTTCTTTTCGCCATTTCCTCTGCACTGCCTACACCATGAAGAAGTATATTGGTCTTTTTTAGAGTTTTTAAAACACGTTGTATAGAAGGCTCTGCTATTATGATATCAACATTTTCAGTTTTAATAGAATCTGGAATATGTAATAACTGATAACGTCCACCTAGTTTTTTAGCAATAGTGGAGGATATAGTATTTGCCTGAATTTCTACTTCTTCCCCTAATCCACCTCTACCAGGTACAACTGTGATATCCTTAGTTTTATCACTTGTATGCATAGCTTTAGCAATATGAGCCAAAGTCGAACCACCAGTCACTGCTAAAACATCTCCATCTTTGAGCATCTTTTTTACTAATCTTGCAGTAAAGCGCCCAATCTCTTGAATTATCGTTGAATGTTCTAAATTTCCAGGTACTATATAAACTTTTTCTAGACCAAGAATCTTTTCTATTTTACTTTCTAAAGTTTTAATTCCTTTAATTTCTTTAATATATTTATCTAATTCCGGCAAAAATTCAGAGCCAGTTTTAGTTATCATAGCCCCACTTCTAGAGATATTGACTAATCCTCTTCCGTGCAAAAAATCTAACTCTCTTCGAACTGTCCTCTCACTAAGTAAAGTTTTTTCAGAAAGAGCTCGGCGTCCAATTGGTTGCTGATAGTAAACATTTCGCAATATAGTATACCGATTTTCAACAACAGTTATTAACTCAGGTACTATTTTTCCCTGAATCTTAAAAAGGTATTCCACATTTACACGTCCTTTTCTATATGGGAACGTTTTTATCCCTCTGGAACAAAACTGTCCCGTCACAAACAAAAATTAAAATCAAATCATGTAAGAATATTATTCTATTCAAGATTATGTAATTCCATTCACAAATACTTTTCCTTTTACTTTTTTCTATTTATTTTTCAGTATAACATATTCTATAAACATAGTAGAATTCCTGCTTTTATTTTTAATTTTTTTCTAAGTTCCACGTATTTCATCAGCTATTTTTTTTAACCTACGAATTCTATGATTAACTCCTGACTTACTAAGCTTTGGACTTAGAAAGTCGCCTAACTCCTTTAAACTAGCATATGGATTTTCTTTACGAACAATAGCTATTTCCTCTAAACTCCTCGGTAAAGAATTCAAGCCTGTACTACTTTCAATTAATTCTATATCTTCTATTTGACTCATTGCAGCATTAATTGTTTTATCTAAATTAGCTGTTTCAAAATTAACTTTACGATTAATATTATTTTTTATGTCTTTAAGGGCATGTTTATCTTCCATCTTAAGTAGGGCTTGATGTGCTCCAATAATATTAAGAATTGTAATTATCTCATCAAAGCTTTTAAAATAAACAATAAATTTATTATTATTTTCTGTTAAACCACCTTTTAAATCGAATTTATCTAATAAGCTAATTAAATCTTCTGCGAAGCCTAGATGCTCACTACGAAATTCTAAATGATACTCACTACTAGGTTTGTTAACTGAACCCCCTCCAAGAAAAGCTCCACGAAGATAAGCTTTCTGAGATTTCCTATTATTAATAAATTCTTCATTAATTTTAAATACCAAATTATTTTTTTTATCAATTACACCTAATTTGTATAAAAAATCATTTAAACCCTCTTGTGGTGGCAAAAACAATTCATATATATTTTGTTTTTTATCAAAATATCTGTCTTTTCTTACCATAATCTCCATCTTTAAATTAAACTGCTTTTTTATCAATTTATATATTTTTCGAGCTAGATCTCCAAGATAAATTTTAATCTGTAAAGCAAGCTTTTTATTAATTATATGGATAGACCCATCCATTCTCACTAAAGCTGCCAATTCTGGTAACTCTTCTCCAGTAATTCTTGCAATTTCATGTTTTACTTCTGAAGTAAAAGACACTTACATTTCACCAACCCTCTGCAATATATTTAATATTATTTCGGCTAGTTTCTCAGGATCATGTCTAATATATCCCTGAGCAGATATTAGATCTGCTTCAATAGTTTCAACTCCCATTTCTTTTAGCTTTGTTTTATCTAAAGAGACTTGATAAGCTCCTTCTTCCTTATATTTGAGAATTAATTCTTCTGAACCTTCAGCTTTATTAGCAATTACGTAGTCAAATAGTCCTTTATGGCTATGATCAAAAATAGCTTTTACATGGTCTGCAACTGAGTAATCGCTAGTTTCACCAGGCTGTGTCATTACATTAGAAACATATATTTTAACAGCATCACTTTTTAGAATTTCATCAGCGATCCCATTTACTAACAAATTAGGTATTATGCTCGTATATAAACTACCAGGGCCTAAGACAATTATTTCAGCCTCTCGAATAGCCTCTAGAGCTTCACTGGTTGCTTGACAATCAGCTGGTTTCAAAAATACTTTTTCGATTTTTTTATTTGCTTCTGGTATTACTGATTCACCCATTCTAGTAGACTTGTCAGAATAAATCGCCCCTAAGTGTACGTTTTCATTACTAGCTGGTAGAACTTTACCTCGAATAGCCAAAACTTTACTGGATTCTTTAACTGCTTCTTCAAAATCTCCTAATACCTCTGTCAAAGTAGCAATGAAGAGATTCCCAAAACTATGACCTTCTAACTGTCCTCCTGAATTAAAGCGATATTGAAATAATTCCTGCATCAAAGGTTCTGCATCAGCCAGAGCTACTAAACAGTTTCTAATATCTCCAGGTGGTAAAATACCTAGTTCATCCCTTAATTTACCTGAACTACCTCCATCATCAGCTACTGTAACTATTGCACTTATATTACTACTATGCTTTTTTAAACCTCTAAGTAAATTGGATAATCCAGTCCCACCACCTAAAGCTGCTATTTTAGGACCTTTTTTTAATACTTTTTTTCTATATAGCTCATCTAGTAATTTAGAGTTAGATTCTCTACGAAAAATTCCCTTTAAAGCAGCTTTTAAGGAAAAGTTCATTATCCATACCCCAAGTATAATTAATAAAACGGCTATGATATAATCCATAAAATATGAAAATCTACCTAATACAGGTGAAAAAAATTCTATTATCATTACCTCAACTTGACTAATAATTTGATACCCTATTAATATTGAAATACCAGTACTAATTAAAAGTAAAGAGACTATCAAAAAAGAAATCCACCTTTTTATTCCCAGTCCAGGATATAACCATTTTTTAAAATCCATAACGCCTCCTTCTACAAACTTTAAATACATTTATTTATTTATATCTCGATGTTCTAAAATTACTCGATAATCATCTTTTACAAGACGATCTCTTAATTTAATTGCAGTTGTAACAGAACGATGTTTTCCTCCAGTGCATCCAATAGCAATCATTAGATGACTTTTCCCTTCTTTTCTATACTCGGGTAGTAAAAAATGAATAAAGCCAAAGAAGTTCTTGTAAAATTTCCCTGTTAATGGCCATTTCAAAACATAATCCTGTACCACTTTTTCTTCTCCAGTATGTTCTCTTAATGAGTTAACATAATAAGGATTAGGCAAAAATCTAACATCAAAAACCATATCAGAATCCATAGGAATACCATATTTATACCCAAAAGAAATTATAGAGACAGACATTGTCTCTTTATCTATTATATGAAAAGAATAGATCCTTTTCAAATCATTAAAAAGCTCTTTTTGACTAATTTTAGAGGTATCTATAATTTTGTTTGCTTTACCACGGATCTCCTCTAAGAGCCTTCTTTCCTTTAATATTGCTTCTAATATACGTCCTTCTTTGTCTAAAGGATGTTTTCTTCTTGTTTCTTTAAAACGACGAATTAAGGCTTCATCAGAAGCTTCTAAAAACAAGATCTCATAATTAAGACCCTCTTTTTCCATCAGACTTAATTCACTAAATAAGGCATTAAAAAATTCTCTTCCTCTTATATCTATAACTATAGCGATTTTCTTCAATTCAGAATGACAACATAATTCTGCAAACTTATTAATAAATGCCGGGGGCAAATTATCTATACAAAAATAACCCATGTCTTCAAAAAAATCTAAAGCAACAGACTTTCCAGCACCAGACATACCGGTTATTATCAAGAATTCCATTTTATTCATGCTCCTCTCAGATTTTAGCCATATATTTTTGTAGATAATCAAGAAAGAAACCTAAGCCTATTTTATAACAGAACGCCAAAAAAGTAAACCAATATTTTCTTATTATCATCTTATAATCACTACAATTACAATGATTTTTTTACTATAGCATAGTAGATTAATAAAAGACTTAGCTAAACTAAAACAGATAGGCTAGATTCAAGCAGTTGAAAACTGGCTGGAACTGTACCTACTGACTCTCCATCTATTTCTAGGTCCAGAGGATAATCAGAATCAATACTAAGTTCTAACCCTTTGATAGACTCAAGTAAAGGATGACTTAAGTGAGTACCTTTATATGCCCTAATTAAATTGAATATAATATCTATTTTGGACAAATTCTTTAATGCAAGTATATTTAAACTTCCATTATCTAGTTCTGCTTCAGGTGCTATCATAATTCCTCCACCAAAGTACTTACCATTAGCAATTATAAGGCTATTTAATTTTTCTTGATATTTAAGCTTTCCATCGACTTTGACTTTTACTTTTCTATTTCTATATACTATTAAAGTACGAATAATCCCCCACAAATATGTCAAAAAGCCACCAAAGATTTTAGAACTTTCATTGACTAATTTAGCAGTAGCAGCACCAATACCTGTATCAGCCATATTTATAAAGTATCTACTTTCTTTATTTCCATCATAACTTTTATAAGTTACTTGGCCAATATCAATTGATTTAATATTTTCTCTTCCCATTACTTTAACTATTTCTTCTGGTCCTTTTTTTAATCCCAGTGTTCTAATAAAATCCGAACCAGTTCCTTGAGCAAAGATTAATAATTTGATTTTTTCATTAATTAATTTATTATCTTTAAATAAACCATTAACAACTTCATTAATTGTACCATCGCCACCAACTGCCATAATATAATGATACCCTTTTTCAACAGCTTCTCTTGCAAGTTTAACTCCATGACCTGGATATGAAGTATAAGAACTATCTATTGATAATCCTTCTTCTTGAAAATACTTAATATACTGAGGCCAATTCTTAGCAGTTTTACCTCCAGAGGAAACAGGATTTACTACAGCCATTATCTTTTTGCTCATTTTAATCCGACCTTCCTTATAATTTAAAGACTATAATAAACATAGTTCCTCTTTTTTCTCCTAATTCCTGCAAGAAAAATTTACTCAGAACAAAACTTATAGAGGGGTTCCCCCTATACAAACATCCCTCATTATTTTTTGACTATATTTACAATTCTATCATGACTTATATCCAAATCACTGATAAGCTTATATCCAAGATCCAGTTCTCCAACTTCTTTTGGAGAATGAGCATCGCTATTAACTATAAATCTAACATCACTTTTAGCTGCCTCTCTTATATAATCCTTTGTTTTCATGCCATGTCGTGTATTAATTTCTAAGTACGTTCCCGACTTAGCACAAACATTAGCTAAATTATATGTATCAATATCTATTTTATAGCCTGGATGTGTAATAAAATTAGGTCTATTCTTTTTTACAGACTTTATAATAATTTCTGTATTTGACTTTCTAATCTCCTCTCTTTTTCTTTTAATATATTTGTAAATATATCGATTATCTAAAATAATTTTTTTAGCTGCTAGCAAAGAGTCAGGTATTATTAATAAATGAAAACCAACTGCTACTATATCTAAGGCTCTTAATATTTTTTCTGGGACATCTAAATTGCCTTCAGTATCAATTATATTAGCTTCCACACCAGAATATAGCTTTATTTGAGGGTACTCAGATTGTAAAGTGTATACTTTATCTTTTATTTCCAACAATTCTTCTACTTTTTTTACCCCAAGTTTTATGAAATTCCAGGTAGCAGGACCATGATCTGTTATGGCTAACTCTTTTAAGTCTCTTTGGATAGCTTTTTCTATATTTAAT
It includes:
- a CDS encoding diacylglycerol kinase family protein yields the protein MSKKIMAVVNPVSSGGKTAKNWPQYIKYFQEEGLSIDSSYTSYPGHGVKLAREAVEKGYHYIMAVGGDGTINEVVNGLFKDNKLINEKIKLLIFAQGTGSDFIRTLGLKKGPEEIVKVMGRENIKSIDIGQVTYKSYDGNKESRYFINMADTGIGAATAKLVNESSKIFGGFLTYLWGIIRTLIVYRNRKVKVKVDGKLKYQEKLNSLIIANGKYFGGGIMIAPEAELDNGSLNILALKNLSKIDIIFNLIRAYKGTHLSHPLLESIKGLELSIDSDYPLDLEIDGESVGTVPASFQLLESSLSVLV
- a CDS encoding YvcK family protein, whose amino-acid sequence is MDFKKWLYPGLGIKRWISFLIVSLLLISTGISILIGYQIISQVEVMIIEFFSPVLGRFSYFMDYIIAVLLIILGVWIMNFSLKAALKGIFRRESNSKLLDELYRKKVLKKGPKIAALGGGTGLSNLLRGLKKHSSNISAIVTVADDGGSSGKLRDELGILPPGDIRNCLVALADAEPLMQELFQYRFNSGGQLEGHSFGNLFIATLTEVLGDFEEAVKESSKVLAIRGKVLPASNENVHLGAIYSDKSTRMGESVIPEANKKIEKVFLKPADCQATSEALEAIREAEIIVLGPGSLYTSIIPNLLVNGIADEILKSDAVKIYVSNVMTQPGETSDYSVADHVKAIFDHSHKGLFDYVIANKAEGSEELILKYKEEGAYQVSLDKTKLKEMGVETIEADLISAQGYIRHDPEKLAEIILNILQRVGEM
- the rapZ gene encoding RNase adapter RapZ, with protein sequence MEFLIITGMSGAGKSVALDFFEDMGYFCIDNLPPAFINKFAELCCHSELKKIAIVIDIRGREFFNALFSELSLMEKEGLNYEILFLEASDEALIRRFKETRRKHPLDKEGRILEAILKERRLLEEIRGKANKIIDTSKISQKELFNDLKRIYSFHIIDKETMSVSIISFGYKYGIPMDSDMVFDVRFLPNPYYVNSLREHTGEEKVVQDYVLKWPLTGKFYKNFFGFIHFLLPEYRKEGKSHLMIAIGCTGGKHRSVTTAIKLRDRLVKDDYRVILEHRDINK
- a CDS encoding PHP domain-containing protein; this encodes MLFIGDYHTHSEYSHGKGKLRLNIEKAIQRDLKELAITDHGPATWNFIKLGVKKVEELLEIKDKVYTLQSEYPQIKLYSGVEANIIDTEGNLDVPEKILRALDIVAVGFHLLIIPDSLLAAKKIILDNRYIYKYIKRKREEIRKSNTEIIIKSVKKNRPNFITHPGYKIDIDTYNLANVCAKSGTYLEINTRHGMKTKDYIREAAKSDVRFIVNSDAHSPKEVGELDLGYKLISDLDISHDRIVNIVKK